The genomic DNA AGAGCGCATATAGTGATCATGGCGTTCGATTTTGTGGCAGGTTGCCTCGGTGGTAAGTacacaataatattaaattcaacATCAAAAAGGAGATCTACCAATTGGTCCGAATTAACCAATTAACtacaataaatcaataaaaaaataataataataatatgaaaatatcggCTGAATCCCATCATGATAACCATCCAATTCTTAATTATGGTGATTTTTGCAACCTACAAATTGATCATTACGAATTGATCGATGTATAAAATACACAATAAGTGAAATAGTATTATCATTTTAATTCAAACAGATACCGATCTCTTTTGAtagcaaatttattaaataatttataccaTTGACAAAAGATCCAAAGATTCTTGTTGCACAAATTGAAAGTTTTCTTACCATGGAACTCTTGGAAGCCTGCAACACAGGCAAGCAGCTCTACATCTGAGACCTTGAAGCCAATATAATGGAAATGTTTACTATCTTTACCAGAAACTGACACGTTGCAATGAGACTTGGCTTCAAATTCCTATTTGACATCCTTCCGGAAACATTGGGGGCTCTAAGATTAGTGAATACGCTATGAAAGTCCAGATGACTTAATTCCCCATCTAAATGGGATAGAAAGTGAGCTATTGGTTTTTAGTAGGCATGTGTTTAAAAGTGGGCAAGACTGTACTCAAATCACTAAATCCATCAATCTAAAGATATAATGTACTCACTTTTCCACTTGCGTAGATCACTTTAAATTCTAGCATAGTATCCAATTCCAAGACTGAACCAACTAAAACGGTCGATCTATCTTGACCATATATATTGATATGATCAGATCGGTCTAAAATCTAGAAGTCACAAATTGAACTGCTCCAGTTTCCTCACCATTAGGATCTTGATGCAAAACCTAATCTAAACAAAATCGGAAGTTTCGCGTGAAAAAGTCCTCAGCGAATTATTTCTTAGGACTTTATAAGTATTTTAGTACCAATACTCTTTCAATTAACACTTTAATCTGAGAACTTAATGCAGTTTCTTTCCCTTTTACAATgttttaccgaaaaagttgcaagcTGGACCCCTTCGTTAGATATCTATATTTGAAACATGTTCCGGACGGTTTCTTCGGGATCAATAGAAAACTCCTATCCTCTTTTCCATGTGTAACCATATTAGTATTGCCTACTGATGGTCCAAACGATGCAATAGTTAAgtcaatataataattaaaaactaagaGTTACTGAGAGAGATAAGCTCTGGTAGACTGGCCCAGTACGATTTAACAACAATTCAGGGCTGAGAAAgtgttttttcttttcactACATATTTTCTCCTTCAATTATAATTTCCAGGCTGTGCAGGTGTTTTAGTCGGTCATCCATTCGATACAGTCAAAGTTCATCTACAGATGCAAGATGTTAGGAACCCTATATATCGTGGCACCTTTCATTGCATATCATCGCTAATTCATACGGATGGCGTTAAAAGTTTATACCGCGGCATGTCCAGCCCACTGATGGGTATAAGTGTTGTTAATGCAATTGTATTTGGTGTATATGGCAATGTACAGCGACAAATGGTGGACTCAAATTCATTATACTCACATTTCATAGCTGGTTGCGTTTCGGGTTTTGCGCAGAGTATAGTGTGTTCACCAATGGAATTGGCTAAGACGCGTATGCAATTACAACATATGGATCCAAAAGCTCCTCAATTTAAAAGTCCTATTCAATGTATAAGACATATAATACAAACAGACGGGTTTAAAGGAGGATTTCGGGGTTTGGGAATGACAGCGCTCAGAGATGTACCAGGTgggtaaattgtatttttaagtgGAAATATATTATTCGAACTAATACTGCGTAGATTGAGTAGTGCTGATAAAAACTACTCTTCTTCAACGAAGGTAAGGTTATCTTCATTCGATAGTGGGTAATCCTAATGGTTCCATTTTGTTGTTAAATTGATTCTGTGTGTTCAAAGTAACATGATAACGAGAGAATTGTGAGTCTAAATAATCCGAAGAGggggtaatataatatttccggACTATGAGGACATACCTCCACAAAGCATAGGAAATAAGCGTTAAGCCTGTAGGACAACCAATGAGATTTAGCCGAAGTATGATAATACAAAACTTACAGTTTCCATGACTCTGGATTTCACGTCATCGAAACTGATCTTGATTTTCATGCGATTTATCGGcagcatttttcaaaatataataccGCAGCTACGATAAGAACAAAGCTAAGACAGTTGTAAATAGACCTAGATGCAATATAAGCAAACTCATAGACCGAACCGGGGTGCACTGGAACGTTTGGAAGCCTGCAACGAAGAAAACAGTTCTACATCTGCAACCTTGAAGCCAACTTCGAacgaaattttaattgcatcataaatatttcttaaattcttATCTGACATCCCTTCCAAACCATTCTGGACTTTACGAAGAGTGAATATGCTAAGATCGTCCAGATGACTTAGTTGGCCATCTAAAAGAGATAGCAAAAGAGTTATTTCCTAGTTTATAGTTAATATGTGTTCAAAAATAAGCAAAGCAACTGAGAAATCGGTAAACAAAGATGTAATGTACTCACTTTTCTTCTTTGGCAAATCACTTGAAATTCTAACCATGGTAGCTATTACCAAGACTGAACCAGCTAAAAATGGTTAGCATGTGGAATATTCCATGGCTTTTATAAGGCAATCCTTAAGACGAGTTTACAGTAAATACTTCCAGATCTAAAACCAGATTGACTCAACGATGAAATGAGATTTTAAGGCGTAAGTTTAGCACCGAGCTTAGATAAAGAATTCAGAAGTCCTAAAGTTTCTTCAGATATAAGAAATAGCGTGAGGAAATCGTAGATGATTTAATATTAACTTTATTCAACGCCGTGATGCAAGCGCGATAGACAGTTCgtcgagataaaatttaaaataatataatagtataattGCTATCATCCATAGTTATTAACAACTACCTTCTCTTCTCAAGGTTTTGCCGCCTACTTTGTAAGCTACGAATGGTTCATGTCGTTAAAAGAAAAACCGAGCATTCCACACGCTCTAACTGCCGGCGGGTTAGCCGGTATTGCTTCATGGCTCGTATCCTACCCTACGGATGTAATTAAGACGCTGTTGCAAGCAGATGGTATGAGTTCAGCACCCGTCTACAAAGGCGCTTGGGATTGTGCGGTCAGGAATTATCATAAAGATGGACTACATTTCTTCTTCCGCGGTCTCAACTCAACTATAATACGTGCGTTCCCCGCGAACGCCGCCTGTTTCTATGTGGTCGCTTGGATTTTGGGTATGACAAAGCGCGCAAATTTGGAAGTAGAATTACAGACAACCGATCAGTTGGCCATATCGAGGGTACCCATATCGGCGGAGATGCCTTTATCCTATCTGCATCGATATGACAAAGAGCGACATGAAGTGCGTGAAAAGCGTTATACTATGGTGAAAATTTTACACAGCTTAGGTGCCTTCAATGAAGCCGTCTGCCATTCGGAGATCGAAGATTTAGCGCATGAATTTTATCCAGAAAATGataatgattttaaatattacGTATTCGAAGATGAACGCATAAAAATAAGGGAACTTTGTGGCGATAATGATTGAGTATACCAAATAAAGTCCGTTATAGCTGACTagttgcatttatatataatacatacatatatatgtatgcatgtttgtatatatgtatgaatagttattgtacatatatttatttatattatatacagaacTATGTAGTGCTAAAGCATAAAATCATCTGTAGTTAGGaattatgtaaattaataaatgttaaataGATTAAAATCGAAGACTTTACAAATGAATGCATTCATATTTGAAGTTTTATAAACGAAAAagggcaaaataaaaatttttactataatatACAACAAAATCATTGTATTCCTCTTTgtattttacagatttatattatatacaagtatttaaagCACAAGAGCCTCTTCCGAGTTTACgaagttttcaaataaaatgttttttaaattgatttatgCGTCCAAAGTTGATACTTAAGTGAAGTCAATGAGGGTTTATGtcaagatacatatgtatatttgttcaaACTAAGTCTACAGTTAGCTTGTGCCACGAGTTTTTAAGCAAAAGTTCAGTTCATCCATACAACGGCCGTATGTTTTCAACAATGTGATAGAACAGGGCACTCTAGTAGTATTACGAGCTTTAAAATTCTGAAGCAGAAACTTATCGAATggattgtataaaaattagaatTCACAAATAAGTTGCCGCTATGTTAAAGACACCGAAATTTACAACTCATTGccgaaataataataacatatataatatggaaTGGACTTTTCATAAATTGTACTACCTAAACACAATCTTCATATAAATAAAGCTTAACACGGAAGTGCTCGGAATACACTCCAAGAAAAGATTACATACCGgtgatgtaaaaattaaaatgtcgaAACAGTTAGCAGTTCATTTCATTTCTTTGTTTTAAGTTCTTTTAATATGTTAGATCTGGGTCTTATTTGCTTATACTTTTCCTATACGaaagtttgtatcacccaaaagaaacgtcggagaccctataaagcataaaattaaatgatCGGCGTGACGAGCTGCGTCGATTTAGCCCGTCTGTCcatctgcatatacgcgaactagtccctcagcttttgcGATATCGCTCTTAAAGTTTTTGCTCTCACCAataagctattttttttttgtcaaaatcgccgatatcgaactacTAGCTTCTGGTTACCTCAATTAATGCAGTGATATTTAAGGAACATAACATGAAAACTTCACAGAGATCGTACCTACACTTGCAACcatgcaacaaaataaaattggtgTAAACACACGAGCAAATCGAAACATGCTCAAACCTCTGCCTACGAAGAACACTCAACTCGTCGACTTCGAGCTCTATGGCAACGAGCAACTCGTACTGGGTGctgtttataaaatgaaaatactttAAATTGAACCTCCAAAGCAACAAACTGAAATATCAATCGCTTTATAGAAACGAacgagaaaatatatttttcaaaacgctTACAATTTGTGTGAATTATtaacacttaaaaaataaatacaaatattttatataaatctacACCGAAAGAAAAATCGAACCAATCGCCAATATGAGTGATGAAAATCAAACCGTAAATGCAGCACAGTCGGTATCGGGTGTCGATTCCAGGCCCGAGCCGCGTTCGGAGTACGAACAGGAGCGCGTAAATGATACACACTCCGAGTGTGACTTTGCACGCCTATCAGAGCCGCCTAAACCGACCGAACCGGAGCCAGTACGCTTAGCACTTTTGCCACCGGACCACCCACTCTTGCAGAAATTCCAAGCAAACTTGAAAGACTACCTTTTGCGCACAAAGGAACAGTTAAAGAATGAAATCGCCGAGATCAAATATCAGTTGAAGCTGAAGGAGGCGGCACGCGAAGAGCAAGGCGCAAAGCTCTATGATCTGCAACAGGGTATTAACCGGCAAAATGAACAGTTGGAAGATTATGTAC from Bactrocera oleae isolate idBacOlea1 chromosome 3, idBacOlea1, whole genome shotgun sequence includes the following:
- the LOC106616751 gene encoding mitochondrial basic amino acids transporter isoform X1; its protein translation is MGTNPSLCKIYNLKQAPPDSAHLQNLVPVNRAHIVIMAFDFVAGCLGGCAGVLVGHPFDTVKVHLQMQDVRNPIYRGTFHCISSLIHTDGVKSLYRGMSSPLMGISVVNAIVFGVYGNVQRQMVDSNSLYSHFIAGCVSGFAQSIVCSPMELAKTRMQLQHMDPKAPQFKSPIQCIRHIIQTDGFKGGFRGLGMTALRDVPGFAAYFVSYEWFMSLKEKPSIPHALTAGGLAGIASWLVSYPTDVIKTLLQADGMSSAPVYKGAWDCAVRNYHKDGLHFFFRGLNSTIIRAFPANAACFYVVAWILGMTKRANLEVELQTTDQLAISRVPISAEMPLSYLHRYDKERHEVREKRYTMVKILHSLGAFNEAVCHSEIEDLAHEFYPENDNDFKYYVFEDERIKIRELCGDND
- the LOC106616751 gene encoding mitochondrial basic amino acids transporter isoform X2, with protein sequence MAFDFVAGCLGGCAGVLVGHPFDTVKVHLQMQDVRNPIYRGTFHCISSLIHTDGVKSLYRGMSSPLMGISVVNAIVFGVYGNVQRQMVDSNSLYSHFIAGCVSGFAQSIVCSPMELAKTRMQLQHMDPKAPQFKSPIQCIRHIIQTDGFKGGFRGLGMTALRDVPGFAAYFVSYEWFMSLKEKPSIPHALTAGGLAGIASWLVSYPTDVIKTLLQADGMSSAPVYKGAWDCAVRNYHKDGLHFFFRGLNSTIIRAFPANAACFYVVAWILGMTKRANLEVELQTTDQLAISRVPISAEMPLSYLHRYDKERHEVREKRYTMVKILHSLGAFNEAVCHSEIEDLAHEFYPENDNDFKYYVFEDERIKIRELCGDND